Genomic DNA from Nostoc sp. ATCC 53789:
GCTACCAGACTGTGGATCGTAGCCATTAGGTGCCCGCAAATAGAAATGATCTTCATCCTCAAAAACTGCTAGGGCATGGATGGCATAGTTGGATGCAAATCTTTCTTCACCGAGATAGTGCTGATAGAAATCTAAGGCAGGCTGTCCATCAATTTCATAGACTACGTTGCCATCGACTTTAGTTACACGGCTACGTTGGCTGATGGGAGTCCAACCACTGGAAACTCCGTAGGAAAATAGTAGTTGTCCAGAGAATAACAGCACTGGAACTGAATCACTCAATACTTCACCTTGGAAGAATTGGTAAGTTTTGTCAAAGGTATAGTCATCGGCAGCCATTCCCCCAATGATGGGAATATGTTCTCCCAGACTTTGTTTTAAACCTTCTAAAATTAAAACCCCATTGCTCGTTAGACTATCAGGAAAGGTAAGGCACAGTTGTGGTACAGATGCACTCTTTGCCTTTGCTTGTGCGATCGCTTGCCCTGCTGCAAGGGCTGGATTTTTGGATGCTTCTCGTCCAATACCTGCCCAAATTTCCACTTCATCGGTAGCAAATAGCATTAAGGTTAGAGAATCTTGCTGAAACTCCAGAATTGAGGAGATTTCTCCATTTGTAGTTCCACCAATCAACTCAATTCCGGGAAAAGCATCTTGGATGCGTTGCAAAATTAACGCATGGTCAAAGTCTATAGCAGTGAATAAAAGCCCTGCTTGAGGAAGGGAGCCTGCAAGAGAACGGCTACATTCTTGAAGTACTTCAGTGATCGCGTTTTGAGAATCAGGATCGTCACTATGACCAACAACTACTTGAAACACAAGTACCTCATCGTAAGTTTTAATACCAGCGTGTTAACTCAATTTGGATGGGAGCATCTAGTAGTCTGCCAACCCAAAGATGCTAGGTGAGGTCTGGGGAAAGGGGACTGGTTTTGGGATTTAAAACCTTTCCCCCTTCCCCCTTACCCTTTACCCCGCCAAGTCACGAAAGCGAACTACTAGCAACCTACAGTTAGATTTCCCACTTACTTTAACTAAATCTCAATTCACCTGAGTTTTTATTTCCACCTCATTTGACGATACAAAAACTGCATGAAAAATTTTGGGAGCATTTTCTACAAAATCAACTTCCTAGCATTAACCCAATTTCCCCACCCCACATCTGAGGAAGCGATGTCTGCGGCAACGTCAAAGACAAACGCTCAATCACCTTCCGCCCGACGATGTGCCTGTGGCAGAAATCCCTCATTTTCAAGGGAACAACACAGTGTATGTAATATCTGCACAAGAAAAGCTTCTGCTTTCGTACCCAAAGCTCAATCAGCTGCTACCGCTCCTGAAGAACCAGCAGAAACCGACGCTTGTACTCTTTTTTCAGCTTCGGTATCTTGGGTAGAGGTTTTCCAGCATTTCAGGAGTTGGGGCGAACAGAGGCAGGTGCTTACCTTTACAATTTTGGGGAGGATACAGGGAGATTGAGATGCCCTTCCCTCGGATTTCGCCACGGTAGAATGAGGTGTACGCTGTCATAATCGCACCCGCTCAAAATCGTAGTCAGTCACCCGTGCGATGGAATCTTTAGAGGTAAAAACCTTGTCAAACCAATTTGCAATTCGCAATTGAAGATGAAATTAGAAATTAAGCCGTTGAGGTAGAAAGTTAACATACTAATCTTTGATTAAGTGATAAGTTTCAATTATTAGTAATTTTAATTGCGAATTGTGAATTGGTAATTGCGAATTGTTTTGGCATCCATTCCACACTGTAAAACCACGTATCGTTAATCAGTTGAATGCCCTGAACAAAATGTTCTTAAAAATCACGGTTATAATTTAGAGCATAACTTTGGTCATGGTGAAAATCATTTATGCGAGTTATTATTGTCTTTAAATTTGCTAGCTTTTTTATTTCATACTGTTTTAGATTTAGTT
This window encodes:
- a CDS encoding FIST N-terminal domain-containing protein gives rise to the protein MFQVVVGHSDDPDSQNAITEVLQECSRSLAGSLPQAGLLFTAIDFDHALILQRIQDAFPGIELIGGTTNGEISSILEFQQDSLTLMLFATDEVEIWAGIGREASKNPALAAGQAIAQAKAKSASVPQLCLTFPDSLTSNGVLILEGLKQSLGEHIPIIGGMAADDYTFDKTYQFFQGEVLSDSVPVLLFSGQLLFSYGVSSGWTPISQRSRVTKVDGNVVYEIDGQPALDFYQHYLGEERFASNYAIHALAVFEDEDHFYLRAPNGYDPQSGSMKFFSDIPEQAVVQITDATRDNILSASETSLKNALADYPGVEPMAALLISCAARRRILGTLARLEYQLVKTHLPKALPCCGFYAYGEIAPIVGKGQTQFHNKTFVTLLIGTK